One genomic segment of Scomber japonicus isolate fScoJap1 chromosome 23, fScoJap1.pri, whole genome shotgun sequence includes these proteins:
- the LOC128353159 gene encoding NACHT, LRR and PYD domains-containing protein 12-like has protein sequence MKSEQSDDDPLNFSNEPGPRAKMRKRDLLNILDDLKDDEFKKFKWSLKEEKVANIEPIKVSQLEKAEERFDVLDLMVQKYELAGTVEVMKSVLKTIGRNDLVTELLNISSGSKGAVSSGTDRSINPNTDVSDGGSKPEQPAETRTNTGETSKLITETTGDNKGSNPGPSSCEATVPGSETPHCSHTGGGRKKVLGRYVVILTRKYQKTTDGTDESGNETLLNEIYTEVYITEGKSREDNAQHEVRQLETASKTKILHDTPIKCHEIFKVLPGQEEHIINIVLTSGVAGVGKSFTVQKFILDWAQGSENQDISLLVPLSFKELNLIKDEPHSLLTLIRRFYPTLKDVTEEMLDSEDFKVLFILDGLDESRLSLDFNNRKEVVSDVTQTSSVSALVTNLIQANLLPQALIWITSRPAAANQILDQKCADRITEVHGFTDPQKEEYFRRRFSDEEQSSRIVSHIKTSRSLHIMCTIPVFCWITARVLKLMLTTDQRGELPKTVTDLYSLFLLFQTKRKKRKYDDRQMSPQELTEADGKLLLKLGRLAFEHLEKGNIIFNQKDLEQCGLDVTEAAVSSGFFTEIFKTEKMILEKKVYCFVHLSVQEFLAAVYMYHCYTSRKTEVLEDFLDNEEEEEEEEEEEVEEEVEDGDTVNNHYLSLDDFLKRVMEKSLRSKNGHLDLFVRFLHGLSLESNQSLLEDLLGQTDNSPETIQRVINNLKEMNNWYISPDRSINIFHCLTEMNDRSVHQEIQEFLKSENRSKKSLSETHCSALAYMLQMSEEVLDELDLKKYNTSVEGQRRLIPAVRNCRKAQLSNCGLSETHCEVLASALKSNPHLTELDLSDNKLSDSSVKGLSAGLESPNCKLKSLKLRSCWLSESRWASLVSALKYNPSHLRWLDLSLNDLKDSGLKLLCGSLESPNCKLETLVLQCCSLSKISCDYLASALKDNPSHLRELDLSYNKLKDSDMKQLMDLQQSPDCRLEDLRWKDD, from the exons ATGAAGAGTGAGCAGTCTGATGATGATCCTCtaaacttcagtaatgaacctggaccc AGAGccaagatgaggaagagggacCTGCTCAACATCCTGGACGATTTAAAAGATGATGAATTTAAGAAGTTCAAATGGTctctgaaggaagaaaaggtggCCAACATCGAACCCATCAAAGTGAGCCAGCTGGAGAAGGCAGAGGAGAGGTTTGACGTGTTGGATCTGATGGTGCAGAAATATGAACTAGCTGGAACTGTGGAGGTGATGAAGAGTGTTTTAAAGACGATCGGCAGGAATGATCTGGTGACAGAATTGTTAAACATCAGCTCAGGATCAAAAG GAGCAGTGAGCAGTGGCACTGACAGGAGTATCAACCCTAACACAGATGTTTCTGACGGTGGGAGTAAACCAGAGCAACCAGCAGAAACCCGCACTAACACTGGGGAAACATCTAAACTCATCACAGAGACGACCGGAGACAACAAGGGTTCAAACCCAGGACCTTCTagctgtgaggcaacagtgccAGGATCTGAGACACCTCACTGCTCACACA CAGGTGGTGGACGGAAGAAGGTTTTAGGTAGATATGTGGTCATTCTGACAAGGAAATATCAAAAAACGACTGATGGAACTGATGAATCAGGAAATGAAACCCTCCTCAATGAGATTTACACTGaggtctacatcacagagggaaagAGTAGAGAGGATAAtgcccaacatgaggtgagacagcttgaaacagcttccaaaaCAAAGATCCTCCATGACACACCGATCAAGTGTCACGagatctttaaagtcttacctggcCAAGAGGAACACATCATCAACATTGTTCTGACGAGtggcgtcgctggcgttggaaaatccttcacagtgcagaagttcattctggactgggcacagggCTCTgaaaaccaagatatcagtctgctggtTCCACTTTCATTCAAGGaactgaacttgatcaaagatgagccGCACAGTCTGCTCACACTGATCCGTcgtttctatccaacattaaaGGACGTCACAGAAGAGATGCTTGACTCTGAAGACtttaaagttctgttcatccttgacggcctggatgaaagcagactgtcactggatttcaacaacaggaaggaggtcgtgtctgatgtcacacaaaCGTCGTCAGTCAGCGCGCTGGTGACAAACCTCATCCAGGCAAATCTGCTTCCCCAAGCTCTCATCTGGATcacttcccgacctgcagcagccaatcagatcctgGATCAGAAATGTGCTGACAGGATAACAGAAGTACATggcttcactgacccccagaaggaggagtacttcaggaggagattcagtgatgaagagcagtccagcagaattgtctcacacatcaagacatccaggagcctccacatcatgtgtaccatcccagtcttctgctggatcactgctagaGTTTTGAAGCtcatgttgactacagaccagagaggagagctgcccaagaccgtGACTGACCTGTACTCACTCTTCCTGCTGTTTCAGACGAAGAGAAAGAAGCGCAAGTACGATGACCGACagatgagtccacaggagctgacggaggctgacgggaaacttcttctgaagctggggaggctggcgtttgaacatctggagaaaggaaacatcatctTCAACCAaaaagacctggagcagtgtggtcttgatgtcacagaggctgCAGTATCGTCAGGATTTTTTACAGAGATtttcaaaacagagaaaatgatcCTCGAGAAAAAGGTCTActgctttgttcatctgagcgttcaggagtttctggctgcagtctacatgtaccactgttacacaaGCAGGAAGACAGAGGTACTGGAGGACTTCCTGgacaatgaggaggaggaggaggaggaagaggaggaggaagtggaggaggaagtggaggatgGGGACACAGTTAATAACCATTACTtatctctggatgacttcctgaagagagtcatggagaaatctctcagaagtaaaaatggccacctggacctgtttgtccgcttccttcatggcctctctctggagtccaaccagagtctcttagaggacctgctgggtcagacagacaacagtccagaaaccatccagagagtcatcaacaacctgaaggagatgaacaaTTGgtatatctctcctgacagaagcatcaacatcttccactgtctaacggagatgaacgaccgctcagtacatcaggagatccaagagttcctgaagtcagagaacagatcaaagAAGAGTCTCTCTGAGACACattgctcagctctggcctacatgctgcagatgtcagaggaggttctggatgagttggacctgaagaagtacaacacatcagtgGAGGGACaacggagactgatcccagctgtgaggaactgcagaaaggctca actttctaactgtggactctcagagactcactgtgaagttttggcctcagctctgaagtccaaccctcatctgacagaactggacctgagtgacaacaaactgtctgattcatcagtgaagggtctgtctgctggactggagagtccaaactgtaaactgaagtctctgaa ATTGAGGAGCTGCTGGTTGTCAGAGAGCCGCTGggcttctctggtctcagctctgaagtacaacccctcccatctgagatgGCTGGATCTGAGCCTCAAcgacctgaaggattcaggactgaagctgctgtgtggttctctggagagtccaaactgcaaactggagactctggt attgcagtgctgcagtttgtcaaagatcagctgtgattatctggcctcagctctgaaggacaacccctcccatctgagagagctggatctgagctaCAACAAGCTGAAGGATTCAGACATGAAGCAGCTGAtggatcttcagcagagtccagactgcagactagaggatctgag atggaagGATGATTGA